A window from Marinagarivorans cellulosilyticus encodes these proteins:
- the atpE gene encoding F0F1 ATP synthase subunit C yields MSLELIGAASTLGAAILIAGAAIGSGLGVGQVGAKFLEGAARQPHIANELQVRALLMSGLLDAVPMLAVATGMLLLFANPLAG; encoded by the coding sequence ATGAGTCTTGAATTAATCGGTGCCGCTAGCACCTTAGGCGCAGCCATTTTAATCGCCGGCGCCGCTATAGGATCTGGTTTAGGCGTGGGTCAAGTGGGCGCGAAATTTTTAGAAGGCGCCGCAAGGCAGCCACACATAGCGAACGAGCTACAAGTGCGTGCACTATTAATGTCTGGCTTACTGGATGCAGTACCAATGCTAGCGGTAGCAACAGGCATGCTATTACTGTTTGCCAACCCGCTAGCCGGCTAG